The genomic window ACGCCTATTTATAAATGACGGTCACTAGTCATTATTTCAGCTCAAGATCGAGCAAACATCCGTGGCCTGCATTCTAGGCTTGCGTTTAAGGAGTCAAAATTGAATTTTAACGAAATTCCACTTAAGGAATCGCTGCTTCGTGCACTCGAAGATAGAGGGTTCGAATCGGCAACAGATATCCAGTCTCAAGCTATTCCATTATTAATTGAAAAAGACACTGACTTTGTTGGTCAGGCCCAAACTGGGACAGGTAAGACTGCTGCTTTCTCTCTTCCACTTCTTCATCGTATTGATGGAAGTGAAAAGAATATTCAAGCAATTATTCTTTCTCCTACAAGAGAGCTTGCTAACCAAATCAACGATGAAATTAAAAAGTTTTCAACATTTGAAACTGTAAAGACGATGTCGGTTTACGGTGGTACTGCAATTGATAACCAAATCAGAAACCTAAAGAAAATTAAGCCGCAAATTGTTGTTGGTACGCCAGGACGTGTTCTTGATCTAATTAATCGTGGTGTTCTAAAGCTTGAAAAAGTTAAGTATGCAGTACTTGATGAAGCTGATGAGATGCTAGACATGGGATTCCTTGATGATGTTAAGGAAATTCTTGCTCAAGCTGAAAATAAGAAAACGTGGATGTTCTCAGCAACAATGCCACCTGCAATTCTTGATTTAATTAAGAATTATCTTGATGAACCAGAAATTGTTAGAGTTCAAAAGAAAACTCTTTCGAATGATAATATTACGCAAAAGTTCTACCTTGTACGTGATCAAAATATGAGAGAAGCAGTTTGTCGTCTTCTTGATGCTGTTGAGGATTACTACGGGATCATCTTTACAAAGACAAAGCTTGAAGCAAGCTCTCTTTGTGATGAACTAAACCTTAGAGGTTACCTTGCGGATTCTCTTCACGGAGATATGGATCAGAAACATCGTGATGTAACGATGAGAAAGTTTAAAGATAAGAAAGTAAAGCTTCTTGTATGTACAGACGTTGCAGCTCGTGGGATTGATGTTGATCACCTAACTCACGTATTCAACTATGGACTTCCGCAAGATCTAGAGTCTTATGTACACCGTATTGGTCGTACAGGACGCGCGGGTCAAAAAGGACTAGCTCTTTCTGTCGTTTCACCAAGTGAAATTAGAAAGATTTCTGCACTAGAAAGACTAACAAAAGCTAAAATTGAAAGAGAAAGAATTCCTTCAGTTGATACTCTTAAAGGAGCTATGGTTCGCCGTAAGCTAAACCACTTTGAGGAGATTTTTGAAGAACTTGAGGGAGATGATTCTTTAGACGATAGCTTTAGCATCTTTGCTGAGAACTTTGATCACCTTGAAAAAGAGCAAGTTCTTAGAGCAATGTATATGTCACTATTTGCTGACAATCTGAAGCGTTTTGAAATGAATCCAATCATCGATATGGAGCCTAAGCAAAGAGGTGAAAGAGGTGAGCGTGGTGCACGTGGTGAAGTTAGAGCAGATAACCGTGGTAATATTCGTTGTTTCGTAAACTACGGACGTGATGACGGTGCTCAAATTGCTTCTTTCTTAGATGCAATTGCAGGTGAGCTTAAAATTGATCAAAGAAAGATCCGTAACGTTCAGCTTAAAGATAAGTTCTCTTTCATTGATATTCCAATTGAAAGTGGAAAGCTTCTAATCAACGGTGAAGAACAAGTATTCATCGGTAACAAGAAACTAAGATTTGAAGCAACTAAAGAACGTTCTCGTGATGGTGGACGCAGTGGTGATCGCGGTGGTCGTTTTAGCCGTGGCGGTGACCGTGGCGGACGCGGTGGAGATCGTGGTGGAGATCGTAGTGGAGATCGTGGTGGACGCTCTGAAAGAGGTGGCCGTGGTGGTTTTGGAAACCGTCGTAGCAGCACTGGGCGCTCAAACGGAAATAGAGGAAACTCTCGTAGCCAAATCTAATTAAATGAAAAAATATGATGTCATAATCATTGGTGCTGGTGCCGCAGGTTTATTCTGCGGCATTCATGCTGCCAAAAGAGGAAGAAGTGTTTTAATTCTTGAAGGTGCAAAAGGCCCTGGAAAGAAGATTCTTGTCTCTGGAGGCGGGCGCTGTAACTTTACGAATCTTGACGTCACTCCAAATTTCTATGTTTCTAATAATCCTCATTTCTGTAAGTCAGCATTAAGCCAATATACAAATTGGGATTTTATCTCTTTTATATCTGAATACAATTTAACTTATACAGAAAAGACGTTAGGTCAGCTATTTTGTGATCAAAAGTCGCGTGGAATTTTAGAAGCACTACTGAAGTCTATACCTAAAAATTGTGAGCTAAGAGTTAATAGTCGTGTTGTTGATGTTGAGCATGAAGAAGAATATAAAGTCACTTTATCTGATGGCACTGATTTTTTAAGTGAAACTCTTGTTCTTGCAACAGGAGGTCTTTCATTTCCTGGGCTTGGAGCAACTGATATCGGCTATCGTGTGGCGAAAAAATTTGGTCATAAATTAATCGAGACGACACCTGCACTAGTGCCTTTTACTTTAGACAAAGTGAATGCAAATTTAGCAGGTATTGCTATTGAATCAGAGGTGAAGGTAGGAAGTAAGAAGTTTCTTGAAAATATCTTATGGACTCATAAGGGTCTAAGTGGTCCATCGATTTTAAAAGCATCACTTTATTGGAATATTAAGGACGAGGTTAAGATTAATTTCTTACCTAAGAGTGATCTTTACGAAATTCTTAAAGAACATAAGAAGAAAAATCTAGTTAATGCTTTAAAGGGACATTTACCAAGTCGTTTTGTTGAGCTTTGGTTGGCCCAGCACGATCTTCCCTTAAATAGAAATTGTGCAGAACTTTCTGGAGCACAAAAAGAAAAGCTAATAGAAGTAATGCATCACTGGACTTTTGTCCCTAATGGAACCGAAGGCTATCGTAAGGCCGAGGTTACAAGAGGTGGTGTGGATACAAATCAGGTAAGCTCCAAAACAATGGAGAGTCGATTGCAAAAGAATCTTTACTTTGTTGGTGAAGTTCTTGATGTTACAGGACTTCTTGGAGGATATAACTTCCAATGGGCCTGGTCCTCTGGCTATGTAGCCGCAAAATATGTATAATTTCTCTATGAGAAATAAGAAGAAAGAAAAAGCTGTTGTATTTACTGGTGGTGGAAGTGGTGGACATGTTGTTCCTGCTCTAACTTTAATTGATAAGTTAAAAGAAGATTCTGTTAGGATTTACTATATTGGTTCATATACTGGAATTGAGTCAAAGTTAACGAAAGGTAAGGTTGATCGCTATATTGGTGTTTCAACAGGGAAACTTAGAAGATATCTCGATTGGCAAAATATTACAGATATTTTTCGTCTAATGATCGGACTAATTCAATGCTTTTATTATCTTGCTCATATTCGTTTACGTGCAAATACTATTGTATCGATGGGGGGATTTGTGAGTGTCCCAACTGTTGTTGCAGGTAAACTTCTTGGTTATAAAATTATTGTTCATGAACAAACGTCACGAGTAGGGCTTGCTAATAAAATTGCATCATTATTTGCTCATCGTGTGTTCGTTAGTTTCAAAGATTCTTTAAAATATTTTCCTCAAAAGATCGTTCGATATTCTGGATACCCTGTAAGAGATGAGTTTAAAACAACTCAACTAAAGACTCGTACTTTCAAAGGTATTGAGCTTAAGGATTCAGATGCGCCAATATTTTTCATTACTGGTGGTGGAAATGGTTCGAAATTATTGAATGATAAAATTAAAGAAAACTTAGGGCCGTTAACGAAACAATTTGTCGTTATACATCAAGTTGGAAGTCAGTATATTGAGGAGTATAAATCTCTTGAAAGTAGTCGCTATTTTCCAGTCGCTTTCTTAGGTGATGAAATGCCTGATCTAATGAAGGCAGCAAAGTACATTATTTCACGCTCTGGCGCAGGAACAGTTGCTGAGTTGATTGCAATTGGTAAACCTAGTCTTTATATTCCATTAAAAATTGCACAAAAGAACGAGCAATATCACAATGCGATGGAAGCAAACCGCCTCTTAGGTTCTATCGTAATTACTGAAGATGAGTTTGGTCGTTGTGACTTATTAGAAGAAATAAAAAATATCCCATCACATGCTATCCCTCAGGATAGGGAGCATGCGAGTGAGATTATATTAAAAGAAATATTACAGTCTTAGAAGTACACCACGAGACTTAATTGTCTTGATGTAGTTTGAGAAAGGCTTAATCTTTCTTCTTAGGTTTGATAGGTGAGTATCAATATTTTGTGAGTTAACATCACTATCGGCCCAAACAACTTGAGAGATATGATCTCTTGAGAATATTTTGTTAGGGTTTGAAGCTAATAGAGTGATGATTTTATACTCAGTTGTCGTAAGTTTAATTTCTTTTCCTTCTAGAACAACATTTTGCTGATCGAGATTGATTGAGAAATTATGATCTTCAAAGTTGATTTCATTCTTCTTTTTACGACGATGCTTATTCTTCTTTGCTTCTACTTTATTTTTAATACGGGCCACTAGTTCATTAATGGTTACTGGCTTAACAATAAAGTCTTGTGCTCCAATTTCAAGTCCCTTAACACAGGCTTCTTCTGAAGGGTCACCAGTTAAGAAAATTACAGGAGTACGCGGAGCAAGTTCTCTGGCCTTACTAAATAGTTCGAAACCATTTACTTCTGGCATGTGAAGATCCAGCACCATAATGTCTGTCTTGTTTGTGTTCAAGAAACTTAGAAGCTCGAGAGGATTTTGAATAAGTTCTAAATCAAACTCATCTTCTAGAAGATCTTGGTAGTTTTCTAAGTTATCGCTGTCATCGTCAACGATTGTTACGTGTGGCTTCTGGGCCTTTAAAATTTTTGACATGATTCAACTTCTCGTTCTTTAGTTTTGAACTATAACGTATTGATTTTAAAGGTTGGTTCATATGCTCGTCAATAAGATAAATATATGCTCGACGCGTCGTTTTGGGATTATTTAGATAATTTCTTTAATTATAGGTACTTAAGAGTTCGTAATTGTGGAAAAAAAAAGCCCCTAGTTCTTGTCTAGGGGCCTATATTGGGTATTTTAAGCTTTTTAATTGGCAATTAGTCCTTGCTCTTCTTTTCTTTTCTAACAACTGAACGTTTATTAGCAGCAAGCTCTTTCTTTCTAATACGGATATTTTGAGGAGTTACTTCTACCCATTCATCGTTATCAATCCAGTCAAGTGCCCACTCTAGAGTTCTTGGTCTTACTGGTGGAAGAATGATGTTTTCATCTTTACCTGCAGTACGAACTGAAGTTAGTTGTTTCCCACGACAAATGTTAACGTTGGCATCGTTTTCTTTTTTACTTTCACCGATAACCATCCCTTCGTAAACCATATCACCTGGCTCAACAAAGAACTCACCGTTGTTAAGTAGGTTGAAGACAGCGTATCCAGTAACTTTACCAGCTCTATCTGAAATGATGGCACCATTTTGACGAGCAAGCATTTCACCTGCAAATGGACGGTAACCTAGGAATTCTGTTGAAAGGATCCCTTCTCCACGAGTATCTGTCATGAAAGCACCACGGTAACCGATTAGACCACGTGATGGAATTTCGAATTCAATCCTTGTACGACCTTCACCGATTGGCATCATTGAAGACATGATTCCTTTTCTGATTGAAAGTTTTTCAGTTACAACACCAGTAAAATCATCTGGTACATCAAGAACTGCTAACTCATATGGCTCGTGCTTTTGGCCATCGATATCTTGGAAAAGTACTTCTGGTCTTGAAACCATTAGCTCAAAACCTTTACGTCTTAGTTCTTCGAAAACGATAGCGATTTGAAGCTCTCCACGACCTTTTAGTTTGTATACTTTTGCGTCGTCAGTTCCTTCATATTGAAGAGCAACGTTTAGACGACAAGCATCTTGTAAGAATTCTTCAAGCTTTCTTGAAGTTAGGTATT from Halobacteriovorax sp. DA5 includes these protein-coding regions:
- a CDS encoding DEAD/DEAH box helicase, translated to MNFNEIPLKESLLRALEDRGFESATDIQSQAIPLLIEKDTDFVGQAQTGTGKTAAFSLPLLHRIDGSEKNIQAIILSPTRELANQINDEIKKFSTFETVKTMSVYGGTAIDNQIRNLKKIKPQIVVGTPGRVLDLINRGVLKLEKVKYAVLDEADEMLDMGFLDDVKEILAQAENKKTWMFSATMPPAILDLIKNYLDEPEIVRVQKKTLSNDNITQKFYLVRDQNMREAVCRLLDAVEDYYGIIFTKTKLEASSLCDELNLRGYLADSLHGDMDQKHRDVTMRKFKDKKVKLLVCTDVAARGIDVDHLTHVFNYGLPQDLESYVHRIGRTGRAGQKGLALSVVSPSEIRKISALERLTKAKIERERIPSVDTLKGAMVRRKLNHFEEIFEELEGDDSLDDSFSIFAENFDHLEKEQVLRAMYMSLFADNLKRFEMNPIIDMEPKQRGERGERGARGEVRADNRGNIRCFVNYGRDDGAQIASFLDAIAGELKIDQRKIRNVQLKDKFSFIDIPIESGKLLINGEEQVFIGNKKLRFEATKERSRDGGRSGDRGGRFSRGGDRGGRGGDRGGDRSGDRGGRSERGGRGGFGNRRSSTGRSNGNRGNSRSQI
- a CDS encoding NAD(P)/FAD-dependent oxidoreductase; this translates as MKKYDVIIIGAGAAGLFCGIHAAKRGRSVLILEGAKGPGKKILVSGGGRCNFTNLDVTPNFYVSNNPHFCKSALSQYTNWDFISFISEYNLTYTEKTLGQLFCDQKSRGILEALLKSIPKNCELRVNSRVVDVEHEEEYKVTLSDGTDFLSETLVLATGGLSFPGLGATDIGYRVAKKFGHKLIETTPALVPFTLDKVNANLAGIAIESEVKVGSKKFLENILWTHKGLSGPSILKASLYWNIKDEVKINFLPKSDLYEILKEHKKKNLVNALKGHLPSRFVELWLAQHDLPLNRNCAELSGAQKEKLIEVMHHWTFVPNGTEGYRKAEVTRGGVDTNQVSSKTMESRLQKNLYFVGEVLDVTGLLGGYNFQWAWSSGYVAAKYV
- a CDS encoding glycosyltransferase encodes the protein MRNKKKEKAVVFTGGGSGGHVVPALTLIDKLKEDSVRIYYIGSYTGIESKLTKGKVDRYIGVSTGKLRRYLDWQNITDIFRLMIGLIQCFYYLAHIRLRANTIVSMGGFVSVPTVVAGKLLGYKIIVHEQTSRVGLANKIASLFAHRVFVSFKDSLKYFPQKIVRYSGYPVRDEFKTTQLKTRTFKGIELKDSDAPIFFITGGGNGSKLLNDKIKENLGPLTKQFVVIHQVGSQYIEEYKSLESSRYFPVAFLGDEMPDLMKAAKYIISRSGAGTVAELIAIGKPSLYIPLKIAQKNEQYHNAMEANRLLGSIVITEDEFGRCDLLEEIKNIPSHAIPQDREHASEIILKEILQS
- a CDS encoding response regulator transcription factor, which produces MSKILKAQKPHVTIVDDDSDNLENYQDLLEDEFDLELIQNPLELLSFLNTNKTDIMVLDLHMPEVNGFELFSKARELAPRTPVIFLTGDPSEEACVKGLEIGAQDFIVKPVTINELVARIKNKVEAKKNKHRRKKKNEINFEDHNFSINLDQQNVVLEGKEIKLTTTEYKIITLLASNPNKIFSRDHISQVVWADSDVNSQNIDTHLSNLRRKIKPFSNYIKTIKSRGVLLRL